The sequence GATCCACGCCCGGCTGACCGGCGACAACACGCTGATGGGCATGGTCACCGGCGTGTGGGACCAGGTCCCCGAGCCGGCGGTGAAGCCGTACGTGCGGATCGGTGACCACCTGTCCATCCCGGACAACGACCATGGCGGGTTCGGCCGGAACATCACCGTCACCGTGCACGTGTGGACCGAGGCGCGGGGTAACGCCGATGGGCAGGCGATCGCCCGGCGGATCGGGGTGCTGCTGGATCACCGGCCGCGTGAGCTGACGGTGACCGGGCACCGGGTGGTGTCGATCCGCAACGAGTTCGACCAGGCGGTGCCGACCACGGACCCGCAGGTGCGTCATCACGTGATCCGGTTCCGGATCATCACATCGCAGGTAGAGGAGTAGCAGCGTGTCTGGACTTGACGCGTTCGGCACCCAGTTCAAGCGCGGGGACGGTGCCACGCCGACCGAGGCGTTCACCGCCATCGCCAACGTGACCAGCATTTCCGGGCCGGCGCGGACGCGGGAGACGATCGACGTCACCGCCCACGACAGCCCGGACGGGTGGATGCAGTTCGTCGGCAGCCTCAAGGACGGCGGCGAGGTCAGCCTTGAGATCAACTACGACC comes from Solwaraspora sp. WMMD792 and encodes:
- a CDS encoding phage tail tube protein translates to MSGLDAFGTQFKRGDGATPTEAFTAIANVTSISGPARTRETIDVTAHDSPDGWMQFVGSLKDGGEVSLEINYDPTEATHDLDDDFDDDQPRNYQIVILPDTADEHTWDLAGILTELGDEFPYDDKMGRSLTVKISGKPTLTPTGS